A genomic stretch from Bradyrhizobium quebecense includes:
- a CDS encoding TAXI family TRAP transporter solute-binding subunit: MNSRLMAAAIVAASVLSAPVAQAQQFINVLTGGTSGVYYPLGVAIGKIYGDKIPDVKTQVQATKASVENLVLLQQGRGEIAFTLGDSLKAAWEGDAEAGFKNKLDKLRTIGAIYPNYIQIVATAESGIKTLADLKGKSLSVGAPKSGTELNSRAILAAAGMSYKDLGKVEYLPFAESVDLMKNRQLNATLQSAGLGVASLKDLSTSSDITVVAVPKEAVDKIGPPFVSVIIPANTYTGQDKDVPTAAVVNYLVTSSAVSDDLAYQMTKLVYESLPELANAHAAGKEIKLAAAATGSPVPLHPGAIRYYKEKGLIK, from the coding sequence ATGAATTCAAGGTTGATGGCCGCCGCGATCGTGGCCGCCAGTGTTTTGTCCGCGCCTGTCGCACAGGCCCAGCAGTTCATTAACGTGCTCACCGGCGGCACCTCGGGCGTCTACTATCCGCTCGGCGTCGCGATCGGGAAGATTTACGGCGACAAGATCCCTGATGTGAAGACCCAGGTGCAGGCGACAAAGGCCTCGGTGGAGAACCTGGTGCTGCTGCAGCAGGGCCGCGGCGAGATCGCCTTCACGCTCGGCGATTCGCTGAAGGCCGCCTGGGAAGGCGACGCCGAGGCCGGCTTCAAGAACAAGCTCGACAAGCTGCGCACCATCGGCGCGATCTATCCGAATTACATCCAGATCGTCGCCACCGCCGAAAGCGGCATCAAGACGCTCGCCGATCTCAAGGGCAAGAGCCTGTCGGTTGGCGCGCCGAAGTCCGGCACCGAGCTCAACTCGCGCGCGATCCTCGCGGCCGCCGGCATGAGCTACAAGGATCTCGGCAAGGTCGAGTATCTGCCGTTCGCCGAATCGGTCGACCTGATGAAGAACCGCCAGCTCAACGCCACGCTGCAATCCGCCGGCCTCGGCGTCGCCTCGCTGAAGGACCTCTCGACCTCCAGCGACATCACCGTGGTCGCCGTGCCGAAGGAGGCCGTCGACAAGATCGGCCCGCCCTTCGTCTCCGTGATCATTCCGGCCAACACCTATACCGGCCAGGACAAGGATGTGCCGACCGCGGCGGTCGTGAACTATCTCGTCACCTCGAGCGCGGTGTCGGACGATCTGGCCTATCAGATGACCAAGCTGGTCTACGAATCGCTGCCGGAACTCGCCAATGCCCACGCCGCGGGCAAGGAGATCAAGCTCGCGGCCGCGGCGACCGGCAGCCCGGTGCCGCTGCATCCCGGCGCGATCCGCTATTACAAGGAAAAGGGTCTGATCAAGTAA
- a CDS encoding MFS transporter yields MRNLAARYHLQPSGTPVERALDALNFFLADVRDGLGPYLAIYLLTERRWDEASIGSVMSIAAIAGIVAQTPAGALIDRSRAKRALMIAAALAVTAACLLLPLLDRFALVAATQALAAASGSVFAPAIAAVTLGIVGPKAFAARTGRNEAFNHAGNAVAAAIAGGTAYWFGPVVVFWLLAAMALASVAATLSIPPAAIDHQVARGLDDIAEEHGTLHDRPSGFRVLLTCKPLLIFAAATVIFHFANAAMLPLVGQKLALVNRNLGTSLMSVCIIAAQLVMVPVAMLVGRKADVWGRKPIFAVALAVLAVRGALYPLSDNPYWLVSVQLLDGIGAGIFGALFPLVVADLTHGTGHFNVSQGAIATATGIGGALSTAVAGFIIVHAGYSSAFLFLAAVACAGLIGYCALMPETLRAPTTTSRTTALASQNG; encoded by the coding sequence ATGCGCAATCTCGCCGCGAGGTATCACTTGCAGCCGTCCGGGACGCCCGTTGAGCGCGCGCTTGATGCGTTGAACTTCTTCCTCGCCGACGTGCGGGACGGGCTCGGCCCTTATCTGGCGATCTACCTTCTGACCGAACGGAGGTGGGACGAGGCCTCGATCGGGTCGGTGATGTCGATCGCGGCGATCGCCGGGATCGTCGCCCAGACGCCGGCCGGCGCCCTGATCGACCGCAGCCGCGCCAAGCGCGCGTTAATGATCGCTGCCGCGCTCGCCGTGACCGCCGCCTGCCTGCTGCTGCCGCTGCTCGACCGGTTCGCGCTGGTCGCCGCGACCCAGGCGCTTGCGGCCGCCTCGGGCTCGGTGTTCGCGCCGGCGATCGCCGCGGTGACGCTCGGCATTGTCGGACCCAAGGCGTTCGCGGCGAGGACCGGCCGCAACGAGGCCTTCAATCATGCCGGCAACGCGGTGGCCGCGGCGATCGCCGGCGGCACCGCCTACTGGTTCGGTCCCGTCGTCGTATTCTGGTTGCTCGCGGCAATGGCGCTCGCCAGCGTCGCCGCGACGCTCTCGATCCCACCCGCGGCGATCGATCATCAGGTCGCGCGCGGGCTCGACGATATCGCGGAGGAGCACGGCACGCTGCATGACCGGCCATCCGGCTTTCGCGTGCTGCTGACCTGCAAGCCGCTGCTGATCTTCGCGGCCGCGACCGTGATCTTTCATTTTGCCAATGCCGCGATGCTGCCGCTGGTCGGACAGAAGCTCGCACTGGTCAACCGCAACCTCGGGACATCGCTGATGTCGGTCTGCATCATCGCGGCGCAGCTGGTGATGGTGCCGGTTGCGATGCTGGTCGGGCGCAAGGCCGACGTCTGGGGCCGCAAGCCGATCTTTGCTGTGGCGCTCGCGGTGCTGGCTGTTCGCGGCGCGCTCTATCCGTTGTCGGACAACCCGTACTGGCTGGTATCGGTGCAATTGCTCGACGGCATCGGCGCTGGAATCTTCGGCGCGCTGTTCCCGCTCGTCGTCGCCGATCTCACGCACGGTACAGGACATTTCAACGTCAGCCAGGGCGCGATCGCCACCGCAACCGGCATCGGCGGCGCGCTGAGCACGGCGGTCGCCGGGTTCATCATCGTCCACGCCGGCTACAGCTCCGCCTTTCTGTTCCTTGCGGCCGTCGCTTGTGCCGGGCTGATCGGCTACTGCGCGTTGATGCCGGAGACATTGCGAGCGCCAACGACGACATCACGCACGACTGCATTGGCATCACAGAACGGATGA
- a CDS encoding EAL domain-containing response regulator, translating to MNHISHIGQTRAGWFGHRKLTPRACIADSKKHLRTFLAEALEDLGFITSECGQALELDTVLDAERPDLLVLGVSVDGIEVSKILETLVRKDYGGKVLVIGQPDSIIVKAVRQIGDEYGIAMLPALSTPFSAGTLRDSLASLMPLEPAPSPAVDVPEALKAGWLELWYQQKIHLRTLVPSGAEALIRMRHPAWGVVPPAYFIPDESDPHFHALSEFVIERAIEDWRYLLEQIGPVDLSINLPISFLADDHAVRELCYRIPDHAAFAGLLIEIDSAEVVDNLDLAIDVARRVRLHNIGISIDNVGANWPSLLGLPNFPFVQLKVDHQYVTGCADQRLKQTVCRRIVELAHDAGAQVIAQGVETRADFLAAHEMDFDQVQGYLFGKPMGVKKFARSRMHFSEKQPAS from the coding sequence ATGAACCACATCAGTCACATCGGACAAACGCGAGCCGGCTGGTTCGGACATCGCAAGCTGACCCCACGCGCATGCATCGCGGACAGCAAAAAACACCTTCGGACCTTCCTCGCGGAGGCGCTGGAAGACCTCGGCTTCATCACCAGTGAATGTGGCCAGGCTTTGGAACTCGACACCGTGCTGGACGCGGAACGGCCCGATCTTCTGGTGCTCGGCGTGTCCGTGGACGGCATCGAAGTCAGTAAAATTCTCGAGACTTTGGTGAGAAAGGACTACGGCGGCAAGGTCCTCGTCATCGGCCAGCCGGACTCCATCATCGTAAAAGCGGTCCGGCAGATCGGCGATGAGTACGGCATCGCCATGCTGCCGGCCCTCTCCACCCCGTTCAGCGCCGGAACCCTTCGTGACAGTCTTGCGTCATTGATGCCGCTCGAGCCCGCACCGAGCCCGGCAGTGGATGTGCCCGAAGCGCTGAAGGCCGGCTGGCTTGAGCTGTGGTATCAGCAGAAAATTCATCTCCGGACATTGGTTCCGAGCGGCGCCGAGGCGCTGATCCGGATGCGCCATCCCGCATGGGGCGTCGTGCCGCCTGCCTACTTCATCCCCGACGAAAGCGACCCGCATTTTCATGCGCTGTCCGAGTTCGTGATCGAGCGCGCGATCGAAGACTGGCGCTATCTCCTCGAACAGATCGGACCGGTCGATCTCTCGATCAACCTGCCGATCTCGTTTCTCGCCGACGATCACGCGGTGCGCGAGCTTTGCTACCGGATTCCGGATCATGCCGCCTTCGCCGGCCTGCTGATCGAGATCGACAGCGCCGAGGTGGTCGACAATCTCGATTTGGCGATCGATGTCGCCCGGCGCGTTCGCCTGCACAATATCGGCATCTCGATCGACAATGTCGGCGCGAACTGGCCATCCCTGCTGGGATTGCCGAACTTTCCGTTCGTCCAACTGAAGGTCGATCATCAATACGTCACCGGTTGCGCGGATCAGCGCCTGAAGCAGACGGTATGCCGGCGTATCGTCGAGCTCGCACACGACGCGGGCGCGCAGGTTATTGCGCAGGGGGTCGAGACGCGCGCGGACTTTCTTGCCGCGCACGAGATGGACTTCGATCAGGTCCAGGGCTACCTGTTCGGCAAGCCGATGGGCGTCAAGAAGTTCGCCCGCTCGCGCATGCACTTCTCGGAGAAACAGCCGGCATCCTGA
- a CDS encoding HpcH/HpaI aldolase/citrate lyase family protein: MRKLRPAPLCRSWLFLEGANEAILQSAAASGADVLIHELEDFTPPPLRPRARALAAELYAAWRDQGAVVAVRVNPLDQDGMDDLAAVMRGHPDIVALPKVAEPHHVARLDEAVTRFERDYGIAEGSTSLLPNVEFARGLVQTGAIAAASRRTIGCLMASEDLAADLGAERGSDGLELAYVRQRFIVECRAANVVAVDCPYTWSDVAGVERDTIWARRLGYTAKSLVDPAHAAIVNGVLTPSDDELQQAARIVTAFEAARAQGLGRVELDGSLLEVPTYSNAKRLIARGEALRAIDHNARA; this comes from the coding sequence ATGCGCAAGCTGCGCCCGGCCCCGCTGTGCCGCTCCTGGCTGTTTCTCGAAGGCGCCAACGAGGCGATCCTGCAGAGCGCGGCCGCCAGCGGCGCCGATGTGCTGATCCACGAGCTCGAGGACTTTACCCCGCCGCCGCTGCGCCCGAGGGCGCGGGCGCTGGCGGCCGAGCTCTACGCGGCCTGGCGTGACCAGGGCGCGGTGGTCGCGGTCCGCGTCAATCCGTTGGACCAGGACGGCATGGACGATCTTGCCGCCGTGATGCGCGGCCATCCTGACATCGTCGCGCTGCCGAAAGTCGCCGAGCCGCATCATGTCGCGAGACTCGACGAGGCGGTGACGCGGTTCGAGCGCGACTATGGCATCGCCGAGGGATCGACGTCGCTGTTGCCGAACGTCGAGTTCGCGCGCGGCCTGGTGCAGACCGGCGCGATCGCTGCGGCGAGCCGGCGCACCATCGGTTGCCTGATGGCCTCCGAAGACCTCGCCGCCGATCTCGGCGCCGAGCGCGGCAGCGATGGCCTGGAGCTCGCTTACGTGCGGCAGCGCTTCATCGTCGAATGTCGCGCCGCCAATGTCGTCGCGGTCGACTGTCCCTACACCTGGAGCGACGTCGCCGGCGTCGAACGCGACACGATCTGGGCGCGACGGCTGGGCTACACCGCAAAGAGCCTGGTCGATCCTGCGCATGCCGCCATCGTCAACGGCGTCCTCACGCCGAGCGATGATGAGTTGCAGCAGGCGGCCAGGATCGTCACGGCATTCGAAGCGGCGCGGGCACAGGGCCTTGGGCGCGTCGAGCTTGACGGCTCGCTGCTGGAAGTCCCGACCTATTCCAACGCAAAGCGCCTGATCGCGCGCGGCGAGGCGCTGCGCGCGATCGATCACAACGCTCGAGCCTGA
- a CDS encoding NUDIX hydrolase — protein MARTFDDATRRNIAELCAAFARLAPADAAPTLKRAAVAIALTEGDDGNGTTFLLTRRSARLRAHSAQWALPGGRCDPGETQPRAALRELHEELGLALSERDVLGMLDDYPTRSGYLITPVVVWAGAQAAITPNPDEVASVHRIGLDAVELDDAFTFVTIPESSRRVIRFRLGGQQIHAPTAALIYQFREVLAGRNTRVADLEQPVFAWK, from the coding sequence ATGGCCCGCACATTTGACGATGCCACCCGGCGGAATATCGCAGAGCTCTGCGCCGCATTCGCGCGCCTCGCGCCGGCGGATGCGGCGCCGACGCTGAAGCGCGCGGCGGTCGCGATCGCGCTGACCGAAGGTGATGACGGCAACGGTACGACCTTCCTGCTGACCCGCCGCAGCGCGCGCTTGCGCGCCCACAGCGCGCAATGGGCGCTGCCGGGTGGACGCTGCGATCCCGGCGAGACACAGCCCCGGGCCGCGCTGCGCGAACTGCACGAGGAACTCGGGCTGGCGCTGTCCGAACGCGACGTGCTCGGCATGCTCGACGACTATCCGACACGGTCCGGCTATCTGATCACGCCGGTCGTGGTCTGGGCCGGTGCGCAGGCGGCAATCACGCCGAACCCGGACGAGGTCGCGTCCGTGCATCGCATCGGTCTCGATGCGGTCGAGCTCGACGATGCATTCACCTTCGTCACGATTCCGGAGAGCTCGCGGCGCGTGATCCGCTTTCGGCTCGGTGGTCAGCAGATCCATGCGCCGACCGCCGCGCTGATCTATCAATTCCGCGAGGTGCTCGCCGGACGCAACACCCGCGTCGCCGATCTCGAGCAGCCGGTGTTCGCGTGGAAGTAG
- a CDS encoding PaaI family thioesterase, translating to MTAKAADKLKSDGWKIADTTGFLTLIGPLWERLKDGALELALITEDKHHNRRGLVQGGVIMTFADRACGMAARFVSGKPTLATVQLDTHFVEAGKIGEILTTRPRVVRSTRSLIFITAEVTVDKRCIAMASGVFKILKTDS from the coding sequence ATGACGGCCAAGGCCGCGGACAAACTCAAATCCGACGGCTGGAAGATCGCCGACACCACGGGTTTCCTGACGCTGATCGGCCCGTTGTGGGAGCGGTTGAAGGACGGCGCGCTCGAGCTCGCGCTGATCACCGAGGACAAGCACCACAACCGCCGCGGCCTAGTGCAGGGCGGCGTGATCATGACCTTTGCCGACCGCGCCTGCGGCATGGCCGCGCGCTTCGTCTCGGGCAAGCCGACGCTTGCGACGGTGCAGCTCGACACCCATTTCGTCGAGGCCGGCAAAATCGGCGAGATCCTGACGACGCGTCCGCGCGTGGTGCGCTCGACCCGCAGCCTGATCTTCATCACGGCCGAGGTGACCGTCGACAAGCGCTGCATCGCGATGGCCAGCGGCGTGTTCAAGATCTTGAAGACCGACAGCTAG
- a CDS encoding aldo/keto reductase: MQYRQLGRSGLKVSPICLGTMMFGGPTDEATSSRIVAKAREAGINFIDSADAYNGGKSEEVVGRAISNSRSNWVLATKLANPIGDDPNHGGLSRRWVFQAADESLKRLGTDYIDVYYLHKEDHATPLDETVRAMGDLIRAGKVRYFGVSNYRAWRVAEICNICDRLGIDRPVASQPYYNAMNRMPEVEHFPACAYYGLGVVPYSPLARGVLTGKYAPDAAPPADTRAGRNDKRMMQTEWRPESLQLAQEIKRHAESRGITAGQFAVSWVLNSSFVSAVIAGPRTEAQWDDYIHALDYRFTAEDEALIDRLVVAGHPSTPGFNDPAYPIEGRRARTG, translated from the coding sequence ATGCAATATCGCCAGCTCGGCCGCAGCGGCCTGAAGGTTTCGCCGATCTGCCTCGGCACCATGATGTTCGGCGGGCCGACCGACGAGGCGACCTCGTCGCGGATCGTGGCGAAGGCGCGCGAGGCCGGCATCAATTTCATCGACAGCGCCGACGCCTATAATGGTGGCAAGTCCGAGGAGGTCGTCGGCCGCGCGATCTCGAACAGCCGGTCGAACTGGGTGCTCGCGACCAAGCTCGCCAATCCGATCGGCGACGATCCGAACCATGGCGGGCTGTCGCGGCGCTGGGTGTTCCAGGCCGCAGACGAGAGCCTGAAGCGGCTCGGCACCGACTACATCGACGTCTACTACCTGCACAAGGAAGACCACGCGACGCCGCTCGACGAGACGGTGCGTGCGATGGGCGACCTGATCCGCGCCGGCAAGGTGCGCTATTTCGGCGTCTCCAACTACCGCGCCTGGCGCGTCGCCGAGATCTGCAACATCTGCGACCGGCTCGGCATCGACCGTCCCGTCGCGAGCCAGCCCTATTACAATGCGATGAACCGGATGCCGGAGGTCGAGCATTTCCCGGCCTGCGCCTATTACGGCCTCGGCGTCGTACCCTACAGCCCGCTGGCGCGCGGCGTGCTGACCGGCAAATACGCACCTGATGCCGCGCCGCCTGCCGACACCCGCGCCGGCCGCAACGACAAGCGTATGATGCAGACCGAATGGCGACCGGAATCGCTGCAGCTCGCGCAGGAGATCAAGCGCCACGCTGAGAGCCGCGGCATCACCGCCGGGCAGTTCGCGGTGTCCTGGGTGCTGAACTCGTCGTTCGTCAGCGCGGTCATCGCAGGCCCGCGCACCGAAGCGCAGTGGGACGATTACATCCACGCGCTCGACTATCGCTTCACCGCCGAGGACGAAGCCCTGATCGATCGCCTCGTCGTCGCCGGCCATCCCTCGACACCGGGCTTCAACGATCCCGCCTATCCGATCGAAGGGCGGCGGGCGCGGACCGGATAG
- the katG gene encoding catalase/peroxidase HPI, with translation MDAKTDDGAGKCPFTGGPRGHANRDWWPETLDVQVLHHNSNLSDPMGKGFDYAKEFKSLDLNAVIKDLTALMTTSQEWWPADFGHYGGLMIRMAWHSAGTYRITDGRGGAGAGQQRFAPLNSWPDNANLDKARRLLWPIKQKYGRKISWADLMVLAGNVALESMGFKTFGFAGGRADVWEPEELYWGPEGTWLGDERYSGERQLSEPLGAVQMGLIYVNPEGPNGNPDPVAAAKDIRETFFRMAMNDEETVALIAGGHTFGKTHGAGDPSLIGPEPEGSAIEDQGLGWKSKFGTGVGADAITGGPEVTWTQTPTKWSNHFFENLFKYEWELTKSPAGAKQWKAKGADAVIPDAFDSSKKHVPTMLTTDLSLRYDPAYEKISRRFYEHPDQFADAFARAWFKLTHRDMGPIQRYLGPLVPKETLIWQDPVPALDHAVIDDKDIEALKAKILASGLSVSELVSTAWASASTFRGSDKRGGANGARIRLAPQKDWDVNEPAQLKGVLAKLEAIQKEFGKKVSLADLIVLGGAAAIEKAAKDGGTHVKVPFTPGRTDATQDQTDVESFAPLEPRADGFRNYISGKQQFLQPEEALVDRAQLLRLTGPELTVLVGGLRVLGANAKKSKHGVFTGKPGTLTNDFFLNLLDMGTVWSDAGQGVYEGRDRKTKAVKWTGTRVDLIFGSHSQLRAFAEVYGSSDAKEQFVNDFVAAWAKVMNADRFDLAK, from the coding sequence ATGGACGCAAAAACCGACGACGGCGCGGGCAAATGCCCATTCACGGGCGGCCCCCGCGGGCACGCGAATCGCGACTGGTGGCCGGAGACGCTCGACGTTCAGGTGCTGCATCACAATTCCAACCTGTCCGATCCGATGGGCAAGGGCTTCGACTACGCCAAGGAATTCAAGTCCCTCGATCTCAACGCCGTGATCAAGGACCTCACGGCCCTGATGACGACGTCGCAGGAATGGTGGCCGGCAGACTTCGGCCATTACGGCGGCCTGATGATCCGCATGGCCTGGCACTCGGCGGGAACCTATCGCATCACCGACGGCCGCGGCGGCGCCGGTGCCGGTCAGCAGCGTTTCGCCCCGCTCAACAGCTGGCCTGACAACGCCAATCTGGACAAAGCGCGCCGGCTGCTGTGGCCGATCAAGCAGAAATACGGCCGCAAGATCTCCTGGGCCGACCTGATGGTCCTCGCCGGCAACGTCGCGCTGGAATCGATGGGCTTCAAGACGTTCGGTTTTGCCGGCGGCCGCGCCGACGTGTGGGAGCCGGAAGAACTGTACTGGGGTCCGGAAGGCACCTGGCTCGGCGACGAGCGCTACAGCGGCGAGCGTCAGCTCTCCGAGCCGCTCGGCGCGGTGCAGATGGGCCTGATCTACGTCAACCCGGAAGGCCCGAACGGCAATCCGGACCCGGTTGCAGCGGCCAAGGACATCCGCGAGACGTTCTTCCGCATGGCGATGAACGACGAGGAGACGGTTGCGCTGATCGCCGGTGGCCACACCTTCGGCAAGACCCACGGTGCGGGCGATCCGTCGCTGATCGGGCCGGAGCCGGAAGGCAGCGCGATCGAGGATCAGGGCTTGGGGTGGAAGAGCAAGTTCGGCACCGGCGTCGGCGCTGACGCGATCACCGGCGGTCCCGAGGTGACCTGGACCCAGACCCCGACCAAGTGGAGCAACCACTTCTTCGAGAACCTGTTCAAGTACGAATGGGAGCTGACGAAGAGCCCGGCCGGTGCGAAGCAGTGGAAGGCAAAGGGCGCGGACGCCGTCATTCCGGACGCGTTCGATTCGTCGAAGAAGCATGTCCCGACCATGCTGACCACCGACCTGTCGCTGCGCTACGACCCGGCCTATGAGAAGATCTCGCGCCGGTTCTACGAGCATCCGGATCAGTTCGCGGACGCCTTCGCCCGCGCCTGGTTCAAGCTCACGCATCGCGACATGGGTCCGATCCAGCGCTATCTCGGCCCGCTGGTGCCGAAGGAGACGCTGATCTGGCAGGATCCGGTGCCGGCGCTCGATCACGCCGTGATCGACGACAAGGATATCGAGGCGCTCAAGGCGAAGATCCTCGCCTCGGGTCTCTCGGTGTCCGAACTGGTGTCGACCGCCTGGGCCTCGGCCTCCACGTTCCGCGGCTCCGACAAGCGCGGCGGCGCCAACGGCGCGCGCATCCGCCTTGCTCCGCAGAAGGACTGGGATGTCAATGAGCCGGCGCAGCTCAAGGGTGTGCTGGCCAAGCTCGAAGCCATCCAGAAGGAGTTCGGCAAGAAGGTCTCGCTCGCCGATCTCATCGTGCTCGGCGGCGCGGCAGCGATCGAGAAGGCCGCGAAGGACGGCGGCACCCATGTGAAGGTCCCCTTCACGCCGGGCCGCACCGACGCGACGCAGGATCAGACCGACGTCGAATCGTTCGCTCCGCTCGAGCCGCGGGCTGACGGCTTCCGCAACTACATCAGCGGCAAGCAACAGTTCCTGCAGCCCGAGGAGGCGTTGGTCGACCGTGCGCAGCTCCTGCGGCTGACCGGACCGGAATTGACGGTCCTCGTCGGCGGCCTGCGCGTGCTCGGCGCCAATGCCAAGAAGTCGAAGCATGGTGTCTTCACCGGCAAGCCGGGGACGCTGACCAACGACTTCTTCCTCAACCTGCTCGACATGGGCACGGTGTGGAGCGATGCCGGCCAGGGCGTCTATGAAGGCCGCGACCGCAAGACCAAGGCGGTGAAGTGGACCGGCACCCGCGTCGACCTGATCTTCGGCTCGCACTCGCAGCTGCGCGCGTTCGCCGAGGTCTACGGCTCATCGGATGCCAAGGAGCAGTTCGTGAACGACTTCGTCGCGGCCTGGGCCAAGGTGATGAACGCCGATCGCTTCGATCTCGCCAAGTAA
- a CDS encoding LysR substrate-binding domain-containing protein translates to MINVTLRQLRYFDALAQHGHFGRAADACAVSQPALSMQIRELERAVGGVLIERNARQVTLTTFGEDLLHRVRDILRSVDELGDFARASRDKLAGRLRVGMIPTIAPYLLPRVIETLARLHPELDIHVRETLTPKLIKAVAEGRLDTAIVALPVHEPSLTEVALFSENFLLVRPGEDAKTPVPSAEMLREMRLLLLEEGHCFRDQALSFCNMQSSSPPREVLDASSLSTLVQMVGAGIGVTLIPEMAVTVETRSAPVTVSRFKNPQPSRTIGMVWRKTSPLAAQLQQIAEVVSLAARELRAPKQDGAKEPVKRAGRRKVA, encoded by the coding sequence ATGATAAATGTCACACTCCGGCAACTGAGGTATTTCGATGCGCTGGCGCAGCACGGGCATTTCGGGCGCGCCGCGGATGCCTGCGCGGTGTCGCAGCCGGCGCTGTCGATGCAGATCCGCGAGTTGGAACGAGCGGTCGGCGGCGTGCTGATCGAACGCAATGCCCGGCAGGTCACCCTGACGACCTTCGGCGAGGACCTGCTGCATCGCGTGCGCGACATCCTGCGCTCGGTCGACGAGCTCGGCGACTTCGCGCGCGCCTCGCGCGACAAGCTCGCCGGGCGGCTGCGCGTCGGCATGATCCCGACCATTGCGCCATATCTGCTGCCGCGGGTGATCGAGACGTTGGCGCGGCTGCATCCCGAGCTCGACATCCATGTCCGCGAGACGCTGACGCCGAAGCTGATCAAGGCAGTCGCCGAGGGCCGGCTCGACACCGCGATCGTGGCGCTGCCGGTGCATGAACCGTCGTTGACCGAGGTCGCTCTGTTTTCGGAAAATTTCCTGCTGGTGCGACCGGGCGAGGACGCCAAGACACCGGTGCCGAGCGCCGAGATGCTGCGCGAGATGCGGCTGTTGCTGCTCGAGGAAGGCCATTGCTTCCGCGACCAGGCGCTGTCGTTCTGCAACATGCAATCGTCGTCGCCGCCGCGCGAGGTGCTGGATGCGAGCTCGCTGTCGACATTGGTGCAGATGGTCGGCGCCGGCATCGGCGTCACCCTGATCCCCGAGATGGCGGTGACCGTGGAGACGCGTTCCGCGCCGGTGACGGTCTCGCGCTTCAAGAACCCGCAGCCCTCGCGCACCATCGGCATGGTCTGGCGCAAAACCAGCCCGCTCGCCGCGCAGCTGCAGCAGATCGCCGAAGTGGTCTCACTCGCCGCCCGTGAATTGCGCGCGCCGAAGCAGGATGGGGCGAAGGAGCCAGTGAAACGGGCGGGGCGAAGGAAGGTGGCGTGA